GGTCTTGGGATGGGTCGGATCCAGCGAGTACATGCAGGGACGCTGGGCGCGGGGAAGATTGGCGGCCTCACCGTAACGCCATTCCGGGCAGCCGACGACCGGCTCACCATTGAGGGTTAGCATGGCGTCGCGCATCTCGGCACAAAGGTCCGTCAGAGAACTGGCTACCCAAAACGCCCCGCACCAGAACCCGAGCTTGAACCCGAGCGCGCCCAGCTGATCCACCAACCATTCGTGACCGGATGGGAAGTTATTGAAGTCCCACTCCAGCCAGTTCCCCGGCAGACCGCGGTCGATGTTGGCAATGCTGACCCAGACGTACCCGATGTCGCATCCGGGGAGGCGCTCGCGAATCGCCCGGACATTGCGTATCACCACGTCCTCACAGCGCTCGGAGTTGAAGGCATCCACCCACGACCAGCCAAGCCACCCCGCCGGGGTCTCCGCGGGGAAGTTGGGCTGGTACCTGGCCGCGACGCGATCCGCCCAGCGGTGCAGGGAGGCGTGGGTATCCGTGCGCGACTCCAGCATGAGGGTCTCGGATGCGATGCTGTCACCGGGTTGGAGCGCAAACCCCTCGAAATCGCTGACACATTCGAGTTGCGCAATCCCACTCCCTGCTTGGTATCCGAGCAGGTGGAACGTGGTGGTGGTGTCGTATGAGACGAAGCCGCAGTGCAGTGCACGACCTGCGCCGGCGCTCACCATGTGCATGATGGTGGCAGCGCGGCCGAGACCGTCAATGTCCCGTGCCCGGCGAACCTGAACGTGACCGGTGGTGCCCGCGCTCTCCAGGAAGACCAGGTCCTCTTCCCCACCTCGCACAAAGACCCGTCCGTCGTCAGGCTGGACAGCGAGGAGGCTGCAGCGGCCGAGGACTATCGGCTCGCAGCACTCGTTCACAATGACCGAGGACAGCAGCAGCGTCTCCGCATCGGCACTCAAGGCTACCTGAATATCCCATCGGAAGCCCATGTTCGGGAACCGTGCCGTAATTGTGGCTGTCTCACTGGGTCCCGCGTCGGTACTTTCGAGTCCTTCGGCACCCGACAGCCGCAGGCGCTCACCGTTGACCCAGACTTCGGGGCAGGTGTCGATAGTGACTGCGCCATTGCCGCACGACAGGTGCAGCATCCCCTGCGCAGCATCGAAGCGCGCGAGATCCCAGGTCTCCGAGGGGGTGGGCTGCATGGCGATCAACTCCGGGCAGAAATATGGTGAGCGAGGGCAGGATGAGGGGGTTGTTCCGCTGTGGGACGCGAGTGACCTTCAGAGGTGACCCCTATCGCCAGCAAGCTAGCGCGCTCCTCCCTGACGCCACGGAGAGCCGGCTTCGCCTTTCTTCGCGGTCATCGAGACTTCCGGCAACTCCAGCTTGGTCTTTCGGGTGGATCGTGCTGCGCGAGCAAGGGCCCGTTGGCTCACTGGAACCGGTTCGGTCACCAGCTCGGGCACCGAAAACGTCTTCAGGTAGCCGTCGTAGAAGTCCGCTTTCCGCTGAGGCAGGATCACCGGCTTGCTGAAGTTGCCGGCCTCATCCACGTGGCTGAAAAAGGTGCGGGTGAACAGACCGTCCAGGCGTTTACTGCTGAAAGCCACCCAGCGGCCATCATGAGACCACGAGTGCCAGGACTCCGACCACTGGCTGTTCAGCTCCTTGAGCTCCCGGCGTTTCCCTGTCTGCAGGTCCAGCAACCACAGATCGCTGCTGGGCTGAAGCACGGGAAAGCATCCGTAGTCTGTCTGGCAATACATGAGCCAGCGACCGTCGGGAGAAGGCCTCGGCAAAAGGATACTCTTGCCGGCATCGCGGGCCGAGATCACCGTCTTCACCGGGCCCCACTTGCCGGTATCCGGATCGTAACTTGCGCTACGCAGGTCGTAGCGCACCTCGTCGTAACGCTCCGGAGGCATGGTGTCTCGGTCACTCCAGAGTATGGGCGCGCTGCAGAAGTAGAGCGTCTTCCCGTCCGCTGACCAAGCCGGGTAGGTCTCCAGGCGATCCTGCTCGGCCAGTTGGGGGGGCGCTGCGACCTTGTGGGTGCGGGCGTCGAAGATCATGAGGTCCGAATCCAGGTCCACCACATCCCGCACCTCCTGCCGGGCGGTGTGGAAGAACTGGCGCACCTTGTTCGAAGAGTATGCCGCGACATTGCCGGACGGATGCCATGAAGTGTACGTCCAGCCCGTGCCGAGGGGCTCGATGCGCCCCTTATCCACCATCAGGGTTGAGACGCCGTGGGCTGAACTGCGGATACCCACCGTCATCCGGTCTGTCTTGTTCGCAGAGAACGAGTGACAATTCGTGCAGCCCCAGCTGAAATGCGAACCGTGGAGTACCGTGCGCTGTCCCCACCCTGTCAAGTCTCGCTGGTACAGACCCACATCGCGCCACAGATTGTAGATCGGAGTGATCTGGCGGTGCACCAGGTAGCGGTCGATCTCGCTGTCTGCCACGGACACCTTCAACGGAGCGAATCGGTGCCAGTCGCCTCCGGTCCGGACTGCGATGACCACCAGAAGGTCCTTCCCGCGATTGCTTTCGAGAAGCGTGCGCCATTGCCGGATCGGTATCTCGATCCCGGGGGATTGGCTGCTGACAGTGACGGGACTGCCGTTGTCGCCGGCGATCTTGACCAGGTACGCGTCGCCCGGCTCATGCACAGCGAAATTGATGGGCGCAAAGTTCGCGGGCACAGTCACTCCCGAGTAGTCCGGACTGATCTCCGGCAGACGGTGAATGAGCGTGGCGCTCTCGAGCGGGGACGAATCGGGCGCGCAACTGCAGCCCGCGAGAAGAGCCAGGCCGCCGGGAAAGACCAGCAGGAGTAATCCGCGAAGGAGATGGGTCATTGCTCGCCCACCCCCGATCTGCCGAAGACGAAATAATGGAAGTACGTGTTGCCGAATGCCTTCGCGACTTGCGCGGCGGACACGGTGCCCAGGCCTGACTGGACATTCCGGGCCGCCTGGGTGAAAAGCTCGAACTGCCGCACGATTTCCGGGTCCAGAGACCGCCCGTGCAGATCCACCTTCTCGCCTGTTTGGCTCTCGTACAGCAAGATCGCTTCCTGGTAATGGCGCGGAATCTTGGCGAAGCCCACAGCATCCAGCCGGCCGATGTTCTCGGCAACCTTATCAAGCTGGCGATTGAGCAGGTATACCGCCATGAGGTACTCGAAAGCCGCCGGATTCGCCGGATTGGCATCAAGCAAGGACAGGCAATGGCTCTCAAGCGACAGTTCGACATCCGGCGCATCCCGGGTCTGCCGCACCTGTCGCAGCACCTGGATCATCCGATCTTTGTCCAGGTTGGGGTCGTGCTCCATGCGCTCCAGTATGCCCTTGGCCCACGCGCGCCGCGAGAGGTTGTGGGTCAGAGCGTGCAGGAAATGCCGCGCGGTGTCGCTGCGTCCTTTCGCGAGATTTGCCATGGTCAAGAGACGCAGAACTGCCGCGTGCTCACCCCACTGCTCGAGTGACTCGTGCATCATGTGCTCGACCTGGCTGACCAACCCGAGGCGCAGGTAGATATCCCCGATCTGGAAGGCGGCCATCTGGCGCATGTCCCGAACCTGCCCGGGCGCGAGCCACGGACCACAGACCATGCCCAGCAGCAGGCCCTCGGACGCCTGCGGATAGGAGAACATGGCGTCAGGAAGCTGGCCGGTCTCGAACAGCGCGCGGTTGATATGGGTACAGATACCCAGTGTGTAGTCCTCGGGTGACAGAGACTTCGCCACCCTGAGGAGCCCCTCGAAGTCACTCGCGCTGGCTCGGGAGGCGATCTGCAGGGAGTTGTACTCGCGACGATCCATGCAGACCTCTCCCGTCCCGACCAGAAGCAGCGCCAGCAGTACGGGCCCGGCGACGGCGCTCAGGCCGCTGCGGGTGCGAGCGATTGCCGGAGCGCCTCCCGTACCTATACACCACAGCACCGCCAGCGCAGGAACCGATGCATACAGGAGGATTTGGAGCGCTGACTCCAGCGGATCGCGCACCATGAGACGCATGTAGAGCGGACGGAAGGCGACCTCCGGCGCGAAATCCAGCACCAGCACGCCCCAGGCGTAGGGCAGCGCCTCGGCAGCCAGGAGCCAGAGCAGCCCGCCAAGCCGACCACCACGCCGCCACTCCAACAAGGCAGCGACCGCGGCGAAGATCGCGAACATTCCTCCTGTAAGCACGCAGACGACCACGGACAGCAGCAGCGCCGTCGCAAGTCGTCTCGCAGGGGGCCGGCTCCCGGTGCGCACGAGCAGTACACCTGCTGCCAGCGCGATGAGCAGAGCGACCACACCAAACAAGTTCGTGCTGAACCGGACGACCAGTCCCAGATACGCCAGCGCGGGAAGGCCTGCGACCCAACCGGGAGATCTGCCTGACAGCCCTTTCACCAGCGCATTCGTCAGGAGGGCCAGGAGGGTCGTGAGGGCTGCAATGAGCAGGATCGCCGCCCACTGCCAGCGGTACAGTTGGGCCAGGAAGGCCCCAATATACTCCGCCGGGCCGCCGGGCAAAGCGAGGATGCGCCACAAGAACGTCGCAGTCGTGGCGAATGGCGGGAAGTCGGGGCCCGCCTCAAATCCCTGATGGGGCTCCACGCGAAACCGCAGATACGCAACCAGCGCGGCCAGCACGAAGATCCAGCCGGCTGTGTTCTTGCGGCCTGTTGCGATAGGCTGAGCCATCTGACGAATCTCCGGGCAGAAGTCGGACGGTATGTTGTACGGACATGCCGACGTTTCCGGGACAACTCTCAAGCGCGTCTGTGTTCATTGACGATTCCACGTCAGACTGGCGATTCCCTCCCGCCCCTGAAGTCTGACGCCGGTGCTCGCATCGTGAGGAGGAGGTCTCGGCGCTACGCGGGGCGTAGAATCCCCGTGTGAGATGACGATCCTCAGGAGGCCTTCCAAGCATGCGCACACTTGCGCTCCTGGCCCTGTTCGCCTGCGCGGCCTGTCTGGCTGCCGATGATACCGTGTTCGAAGACAGGTTCGCAGATCCTGGTCTGTCCGCCGACTGGGAGCAGGTCGCGGGAAGCTGGGGAATCCACGACGGGCAACTTGCCAACGCCGAGGCCGTACCCTCCACGGTTCTCGCCGTCTCGACGACCTGGGACCACTACACTCTCGAGGTGCGGATGAAGACCGACCAGCCCGGCGCGAGGCCCTGGAGCGTGGCACGGATACTGTTCCGGTACAATGACCAAGGGACCCACTACTACCTGGTGCTGCACCAGGGCGGCACGCTGGAGCTTGGCAAGGAGCAGGGCGGCGTGCATATGCCCGGGCTGGCGACCGCCCGGAATGCCGGCGACCCGCTGGACTGGCGACAAGTGAGGATCAGCGCCGACGGGCCGCGAATCCGCGCATCGGTTGATGGCCGCGAGTTCATCGACTTCACCGACCCCTCCCCCATTCCCAGCGGTCGGATTGGGCTGGACGCATTCCAGGGATCGATGGTGCGGTTCGACGACGTGCGCCTGTCCAGCGCGACGCTGGCCCAGCGAACACGCGATGGGGAGGATGCCATGCGAAGCACCCTTCAGAGCGTCGGTTACACAAGGTCCCCCCGGGGAAATGTGGCGATCTTCCGCGATAGCGCCGTTCCGTTGGAAGAGAGCGCGCCCTCGGACCCGGAGCACGTCGCGCAGATGGTGCGGCGAACCGGATGCGGGGCCACATTCCTGACGGCAGCCCAGATGGCGGTCCCCGGAGTGCTTGCGAAGGCCAACTTCGACGTCCTGGTGCTGCCGTATGGATCGGCTTTCCCGCGTGAGGCGGTTCCGGCGCTCAAGGAGTTCCTGCGCCAGCGCGGGAGCCTTCTGAGCACCGGCGGGTACTTCGGGGACAATCTCTACGGCTCCCGCGAAGTGCCGGAAGCAGAGAGACTCCTGGGCAACCCGGGGTTCGAGGACGGACTCGCCAACTGGAGCGCAAGCCACGAAACTGATGGCCTGAGGGTCGAAGCCGTCCGCGAACCAGTGCGGTCGGGTGAGGGCGCCGTCGGTATCGCGGTCACCGATCAGGCGAAGGTCGACTTCTACAGCGCGCTGCAACGTGTGGATGGCGTAAAGCCGAGGCAGGATGTTCTCCTCACCGCCTGGGTCAAGACCGAGACCCTCAAGGATGGCGTGGGCGCGTATATCGCGATGAGCTACTTCGGGGCGGACGGTGTGCGCATCTCATGGTCTCAGTCCTCACCGATCGCCACAACGCAGGATTGGACGCGACTGCAGG
This region of Armatimonadota bacterium genomic DNA includes:
- a CDS encoding PD40 domain-containing protein gives rise to the protein MTHLLRGLLLLVFPGGLALLAGCSCAPDSSPLESATLIHRLPEISPDYSGVTVPANFAPINFAVHEPGDAYLVKIAGDNGSPVTVSSQSPGIEIPIRQWRTLLESNRGKDLLVVIAVRTGGDWHRFAPLKVSVADSEIDRYLVHRQITPIYNLWRDVGLYQRDLTGWGQRTVLHGSHFSWGCTNCHSFSANKTDRMTVGIRSSAHGVSTLMVDKGRIEPLGTGWTYTSWHPSGNVAAYSSNKVRQFFHTARQEVRDVVDLDSDLMIFDARTHKVAAPPQLAEQDRLETYPAWSADGKTLYFCSAPILWSDRDTMPPERYDEVRYDLRSASYDPDTGKWGPVKTVISARDAGKSILLPRPSPDGRWLMYCQTDYGCFPVLQPSSDLWLLDLQTGKRRELKELNSQWSESWHSWSHDGRWVAFSSKRLDGLFTRTFFSHVDEAGNFSKPVILPQRKADFYDGYLKTFSVPELVTEPVPVSQRALARAARSTRKTKLELPEVSMTAKKGEAGSPWRQGGAR